From Veillonella dispar, one genomic window encodes:
- a CDS encoding ATP-grasp fold amidoligase family protein, whose amino-acid sequence MKLSKLCKVGMSFLTKPYYRTRVLIKLGYYDSLSDEEFLKKVFPKYMGYPLDLENPKTFSEKLQWLKVNYRDPIQTVMVDKHEAKNFIAQRVGEQYIIRTLAVWDSVEDIDFDALPNQFVLKCTHDSGGIVICKDKSSLDREAAKAKLSASLQRDYSRIAREWPYKEVPRRIIAEEYLSELGSNEILDYKMYCFHGEPKMTVVCSDRFSKTGTRMNFYDIDWKPMGIHFGHYPPLPTEFPRPETYDEMLRLATELSKDCPFLRVDFYEIKRRLYIGELTFFPGAGLEQFRPISKDYELGEWLHLETVHRS is encoded by the coding sequence ATGAAGCTCAGCAAGTTATGTAAAGTTGGCATGTCCTTTTTAACAAAACCTTACTATCGCACAAGAGTATTAATCAAATTAGGTTATTATGATTCTTTATCTGATGAAGAGTTTTTAAAGAAAGTATTCCCAAAATACATGGGCTATCCTCTAGATTTAGAGAATCCTAAAACTTTTAGCGAAAAGTTACAATGGCTAAAGGTTAATTACAGAGACCCTATACAAACTGTAATGGTTGATAAACATGAAGCTAAGAACTTTATTGCTCAACGGGTGGGTGAACAATATATAATTCGCACACTTGCTGTTTGGGATTCTGTAGAGGATATAGACTTTGATGCATTACCTAATCAATTTGTTTTGAAATGTACACATGATAGTGGGGGCATCGTTATTTGTAAAGATAAGTCATCCCTTGATCGAGAAGCTGCTAAAGCTAAATTAAGTGCATCCTTACAACGGGATTATTCGCGTATAGCCAGAGAGTGGCCTTATAAGGAGGTTCCTCGTCGGATTATCGCAGAGGAATACTTATCTGAATTAGGTAGCAATGAAATCTTAGATTATAAGATGTATTGTTTCCACGGTGAACCAAAGATGACAGTAGTTTGTTCTGACCGTTTTTCTAAAACTGGAACGCGTATGAATTTTTACGATATCGATTGGAAACCTATGGGCATTCATTTTGGCCATTATCCACCGTTGCCAACAGAGTTCCCGAGACCTGAAACATATGATGAGATGTTAAGACTTGCTACAGAACTTAGTAAAGACTGTCCGTTTTTACGTGTTGATTTCTATGAAATAAAGAGACGACTGTATATTGGAGAGTTAACGTTCTTCCCTGGTGCGGGATTAGAACAGTTTCGTCCTATATCAAAAGATTATGAATTGGGAGAGTGGTTACACCTTGAAACTGTACATCGGAGCTGA
- a CDS encoding glycosyltransferase produces MKKEIIIVTISLGNDGAERILTELARQWVHDGHHITVIQTSPNRYGNEYALEEGIEQIQIHTTSSNKVIRFIQEIKELIKILKTRPNATCLSFLSASSFILAISSWFVKNRIVFSERNNPRKVPIGWHQQALRNFAFRFADALVFQTEDARSYFPESVQKRGVIIPNPINGKLPPPIEGEREKTIVTACRLHPQKNLPMMINAFSMLADEFPEYKLVIYGQGVLEDELRAQIKALNLENRILLPGFASNILEKVAPCSMYVSSSDFEGISNSMLEALGMGLPAVVTDCPVGGARMVINSGENGILVPVGDTKAMYEAMRSILKDPALAAKLSQEAIKVRDKFPLCKIAKRWLDVL; encoded by the coding sequence ATGAAAAAGGAAATAATTATTGTTACCATCTCCCTCGGTAATGATGGAGCTGAACGTATTTTAACAGAGTTAGCTCGTCAGTGGGTGCATGATGGTCACCATATTACGGTTATCCAAACAAGCCCTAATCGTTATGGTAATGAATATGCTTTAGAGGAAGGTATTGAACAAATTCAAATTCATACTACAAGCTCTAATAAAGTAATTCGCTTTATTCAGGAAATTAAAGAGCTGATCAAGATTTTGAAGACAAGACCTAACGCAACATGCTTATCGTTTTTGTCGGCATCGAGCTTTATTCTCGCCATTAGCTCTTGGTTTGTGAAGAATCGCATCGTCTTTTCGGAGCGAAATAATCCGCGTAAGGTGCCTATTGGTTGGCATCAACAAGCGTTGCGTAATTTTGCCTTTCGCTTTGCTGATGCGTTAGTATTCCAAACTGAGGATGCTCGTTCATATTTCCCTGAATCTGTACAAAAGCGTGGTGTTATCATTCCAAATCCTATTAATGGTAAACTGCCACCACCAATAGAAGGGGAACGTGAGAAGACAATTGTTACGGCTTGTCGATTACATCCTCAAAAGAATTTGCCTATGATGATTAATGCTTTTAGTATGCTGGCAGATGAGTTTCCAGAGTATAAACTTGTTATTTATGGCCAAGGTGTTTTAGAGGATGAACTACGTGCTCAAATTAAAGCGCTCAATTTAGAAAATCGTATTTTATTACCTGGCTTTGCTAGTAATATTTTAGAGAAGGTTGCACCTTGTTCTATGTATGTTTCATCATCTGATTTTGAAGGTATTTCAAACTCTATGTTAGAAGCACTTGGCATGGGCTTGCCTGCTGTAGTTACAGACTGTCCAGTAGGTGGTGCTCGTATGGTAATAAATAGTGGAGAAAATGGAATCTTGGTACCTGTAGGAGATACAAAGGCCATGTATGAAGCTATGCGTAGTATTCTGAAAGACCCTGCACTAGCAGCAAAACTTTCACAGGAAGCTATCAAGGTTCGTGATAAATTCCCACTATGTAAAATTGCTAAACGTTGGTTAGATGTTTTATGA
- a CDS encoding O-antigen ligase family protein — protein MKLNITAIADRMIWFITLIFLVLSLTISFALGDANYGAYVLFVCLFGLIIFYLIREQGVIKFRLTWMHGYMLLFIGACYLSTINAIEPSVALSRSFDIVKIFFMLIILYMCYQDKTSVDTLLKIGMWTGYIVCFYTVYFYGLDYFITVLSSSARIANDALNANTVGLLGANAIVMTLYYMLYDRPRWWNIIALPTLGILAATGSRKALVFVVVGTVLLFVFKSLRSANVVNSIAKIIGSLLALTIIGIAVLQLPMFSEVLDRMSSMVDAFSGTGGDSSTIIRLALVDIGWDLFYQSPMTGVGVNNPSVLTYFLYGKENYYLHNNYIELLAGTGIIGLLAYYSMYVYIAYNLIRYRNFHSNEYVMVLILFLSQIVMDMGMVSYESKSTYFYMMMFYLEMQLIRKGRKNEAQQVM, from the coding sequence TTGAAGTTAAATATTACGGCTATTGCTGACCGCATGATATGGTTCATAACTCTAATATTTTTAGTGTTGTCGTTGACCATTTCCTTTGCCCTTGGCGATGCGAATTATGGTGCCTATGTATTATTTGTATGCCTATTTGGACTTATTATTTTTTATCTCATACGAGAGCAGGGAGTTATAAAATTTAGGCTTACCTGGATGCATGGTTATATGCTGCTCTTTATTGGAGCCTGTTATCTGAGTACTATTAATGCTATTGAGCCATCTGTAGCACTCAGTCGAAGTTTTGATATCGTCAAGATATTCTTTATGCTTATCATTTTATACATGTGTTATCAAGATAAAACATCGGTGGACACATTACTAAAAATTGGTATGTGGACCGGTTATATAGTTTGTTTTTACACGGTATATTTCTATGGCTTAGATTACTTTATTACGGTTTTGTCATCTTCCGCACGAATTGCAAATGATGCATTAAATGCGAATACTGTAGGTTTATTAGGTGCCAATGCTATCGTTATGACATTGTATTACATGTTATACGATCGACCTCGTTGGTGGAATATTATAGCCTTACCTACATTGGGGATTCTAGCAGCTACTGGTAGTCGTAAAGCTTTAGTATTTGTTGTTGTTGGTACAGTATTACTATTTGTATTTAAAAGTTTACGTAGTGCCAATGTAGTAAATTCTATTGCTAAGATTATTGGGTCATTGTTAGCTCTTACCATCATTGGTATTGCAGTTCTACAATTACCTATGTTTTCAGAGGTTCTGGATCGTATGTCGAGTATGGTGGATGCTTTCTCCGGTACTGGTGGTGATTCATCTACTATTATTCGTTTAGCCTTGGTTGATATAGGGTGGGATTTATTTTATCAATCGCCCATGACTGGGGTGGGGGTTAATAATCCATCTGTACTTACCTATTTTTTATATGGTAAAGAGAATTATTATTTACATAATAATTATATTGAACTATTAGCGGGTACAGGGATAATCGGCTTATTGGCGTATTACTCAATGTATGTGTATATAGCTTATAACTTAATTCGCTATCGAAATTTTCATAGCAATGAATATGTAATGGTGCTCATTTTATTCCTTTCTCAAATCGTCATGGATATGGGGATGGTGTCTTATGAAAGTAAGAGTACATATTTTTATATGATGATGTTTTATTTAGAGATGCAATTGATCCGGAAAGGACGTAAAAATGAAGCTCAGCAAGTTATGTAA
- a CDS encoding CapA family protein, translating into MKLYIGADFVPTDINRVLFETGNIEALVGKELLGLFKQSDLNVFNLEVPLTDASTPIDKFGNNLKSPTKTIYGYKALEPIFLTLANNHSLDHGVEGLTTTLELLKKHDIKNAGAGANVKEAKKPFIFEKEGIRIGFYLCAEHEFTVASCHTMGANPFDVLESFDDVEALKKTCDYVIVLYHGGKEFYRYPSPMLQRYCRKFVDKGADLVICQHSHCIGSREDYGKGTIIYGQGNFIFNSESYIHHKEFVKDSLLISVEATKDSFIVSEVPIRGTERGTRLATESEAMETLTEYKKRSENIRDAHFVAQAYKDFADTHVKRYLREFLGRSFIIRAINGLFGRKLIQLILGKTSYLAIQNYLECEAHHELFLRGIKNINKK; encoded by the coding sequence TTGAAACTGTACATCGGAGCTGATTTTGTTCCTACGGATATAAATAGAGTATTATTTGAAACTGGTAATATAGAAGCTTTAGTTGGTAAAGAATTATTAGGACTCTTTAAGCAATCTGATTTAAATGTGTTTAATCTAGAGGTACCCTTAACTGATGCATCTACACCGATTGATAAATTTGGTAATAATTTAAAGTCGCCTACGAAAACAATATACGGTTATAAGGCTTTAGAACCTATATTTTTAACACTGGCTAATAATCACTCCTTAGACCATGGTGTGGAAGGCTTAACTACTACATTGGAGTTATTAAAAAAGCATGATATTAAAAATGCAGGTGCTGGTGCCAATGTAAAGGAAGCTAAAAAGCCATTTATCTTTGAAAAAGAAGGTATACGTATAGGATTTTACTTATGTGCAGAACATGAGTTTACCGTTGCTTCTTGTCATACAATGGGGGCTAATCCATTTGATGTATTAGAGAGCTTCGATGATGTAGAAGCTTTAAAAAAAACTTGTGATTATGTTATCGTCCTATATCATGGTGGGAAGGAGTTTTATCGCTATCCATCGCCAATGTTACAAAGATATTGCAGAAAATTTGTTGATAAAGGGGCAGATCTTGTAATTTGCCAACATAGTCATTGTATAGGTTCTCGTGAGGACTATGGTAAGGGGACTATTATTTATGGCCAAGGTAACTTTATCTTTAACTCCGAATCCTATATACATCATAAGGAGTTTGTAAAAGATTCCTTATTAATCAGTGTAGAGGCTACAAAGGATAGTTTTATTGTATCTGAAGTGCCAATTCGTGGTACCGAAAGGGGCACCCGTTTGGCTACTGAATCGGAAGCCATGGAAACATTGACGGAATATAAAAAGCGAAGTGAAAACATTAGAGATGCTCATTTTGTTGCTCAAGCATATAAGGATTTTGCTGATACTCATGTAAAGCGATATTTGCGTGAATTTTTAGGTAGATCTTTTATCATTCGTGCAATAAATGGATTATTTGGACGAAAATTAATACAACTTATTTTAGGAAAAACAAGTTATTTAGCAATTCAAAATTACTTGGAATGTGAAGCTCACCATGAATTATTCTTGCGGGGCATTAAGAATATCAATAAAAAATAA
- a CDS encoding NAD-dependent epimerase/dehydratase family protein, producing the protein MSNSVIKRELIALLQDKEYFEFLRHQRILVTGATGLIGSMFIKLLILANETFNLDIKVIGHVRSHDKAQAILGNYLDNDSITLIDGALESIDVPCDYILHGAAPTQSKFFMEHPVETIRTSIHGTEAMLELGHHKTVKKLVYLSSMEQYGVPYESGQVMTEERLGYLDHLNIRSSYSESKRLCECYCKSYAVEFGVPAVIARLAQTFGPGVPVSDNRVFMQFTKSALRNENIILHTKGDSMSNYCYITDALTGILTLMKDGEAGEAYNICHDEETRSIASIAHLVATHVSHGKSEVVFDIPEDVQGLGYAPTVHMFLSSKKLKSLGWQPKVSMAQAYVRLAEYIQEEGL; encoded by the coding sequence ATGAGTAATTCCGTTATTAAGCGCGAGTTAATAGCTTTATTACAAGACAAAGAGTACTTTGAATTCCTCCGCCATCAGCGCATTCTTGTGACAGGTGCGACGGGACTTATTGGTTCTATGTTTATAAAATTGCTTATACTTGCCAATGAGACTTTTAACTTGGACATAAAGGTAATAGGTCATGTACGAAGTCATGATAAAGCACAGGCTATATTAGGTAACTACTTAGATAATGATTCCATTACACTTATTGATGGTGCTTTAGAATCTATTGACGTACCTTGTGACTATATCTTACATGGTGCTGCACCAACACAATCTAAATTCTTTATGGAGCATCCTGTAGAAACTATTCGTACATCAATTCATGGTACTGAAGCTATGTTAGAGCTCGGACATCATAAAACGGTAAAAAAACTTGTGTACTTATCGAGTATGGAACAGTATGGTGTACCCTATGAATCCGGACAAGTGATGACAGAAGAACGATTAGGGTATTTAGATCATTTAAATATTCGTAGTTCTTATTCTGAAAGTAAGAGATTATGTGAGTGTTATTGTAAGTCCTATGCTGTAGAATTTGGAGTTCCTGCTGTTATAGCTAGACTTGCTCAAACCTTTGGACCAGGTGTTCCCGTATCTGATAATCGTGTATTCATGCAGTTTACTAAGAGTGCTTTACGAAATGAAAATATTATTCTTCATACAAAAGGTGACTCCATGTCGAATTATTGCTATATTACTGATGCATTAACGGGCATTTTAACCCTCATGAAGGATGGCGAAGCTGGTGAAGCATATAATATTTGTCATGATGAGGAAACTCGCTCCATAGCAAGTATTGCGCATCTAGTAGCTACGCATGTAAGTCATGGAAAAAGTGAAGTAGTTTTTGACATTCCAGAAGATGTACAGGGTTTGGGATACGCACCGACAGTTCACATGTTCTTAAGCTCTAAGAAGTTGAAATCTTTAGGTTGGCAGCCTAAAGTGTCAATGGCACAAGCCTATGTAAGACTTGCAGAATATATCCAAGAGGAAGGCTTATGA
- a CDS encoding IspD/TarI family cytidylyltransferase yields the protein MKRIAVIFAGGVGARMNNSKTPKQFLEWNGRPILIQTLDVFEQTDSIDGIVLACKAEWIDHTKNLIKEAGLQKIVSIVPGGDSALDSQYNGLTEAKRLFPNEEITVLIHDGVRPLVDKATIERNIESVETKGSAITVTPAIETVMVTDNGSINRILNRSECLMAKAPQSFKLDDILSVHDRAKAEGIHNFIDSASMMMHYGYTLYPVLGETENIKITTPSDYYMFTGIIKNRELGGLQDE from the coding sequence ATGAAACGAATAGCAGTAATCTTTGCGGGTGGCGTAGGTGCTCGAATGAATAACAGCAAGACGCCAAAACAGTTTCTAGAATGGAACGGTAGACCTATTTTGATTCAAACTTTAGATGTGTTTGAACAAACCGACTCTATTGACGGTATTGTTTTAGCTTGCAAAGCAGAGTGGATTGATCATACTAAAAACCTCATCAAAGAGGCTGGTTTACAAAAAATTGTATCCATTGTTCCAGGTGGAGACAGTGCTTTAGACTCTCAATATAATGGATTGACAGAGGCAAAACGATTATTTCCTAATGAAGAGATTACCGTATTGATTCACGATGGTGTTAGACCACTTGTGGATAAGGCAACAATAGAGAGGAATATTGAATCTGTAGAAACAAAGGGTTCTGCTATTACAGTTACACCTGCTATTGAAACCGTTATGGTTACAGATAATGGTTCTATAAACCGAATTTTAAATCGTAGTGAATGCCTTATGGCAAAAGCACCTCAAAGCTTTAAACTAGATGATATTTTATCGGTTCATGATAGAGCTAAAGCAGAAGGTATCCATAATTTTATAGATTCTGCATCCATGATGATGCATTATGGATACACCTTGTATCCAGTATTAGGAGAAACAGAAAATATAAAGATTACTACACCATCTGATTATTATATGTTCACAGGTATTATTAAAAACCGTGAATTAGGAGGATTACAAGATGAGTAA
- a CDS encoding LicD family protein: protein MSTSMTKEIQEKELSMLLYFKEFCDKHNLRFYLCGGGLIGAIRHNGFIPWDDDLDLFMPRPDYEKLAELWPKYADTERYTYCRTDRHHIYHDAGASIRDNHTTFINRHSMHEDICHGLALEIMPIDGCAPGKISRTLQLMWAMTFALFNAQRLPDNKGPMYRALAGCIYKVFSSQSLRYHIWRFAEKQMTKYDFNTSKECTELIGSLKGMKLRHPREDFESVVYKDFEGHQIPVMKGYERYLRLIWGDYMQLPPVEQRVAKHDAVFADLHTPYKEYRGIHYAKNEAQP, encoded by the coding sequence ATGAGTACATCTATGACAAAGGAAATACAAGAAAAAGAGCTTAGTATGTTGCTGTACTTTAAAGAGTTTTGTGACAAACATAATTTGCGCTTTTATCTCTGTGGCGGTGGCCTCATTGGGGCTATACGTCATAATGGTTTTATCCCTTGGGATGACGACTTGGATTTATTTATGCCACGTCCAGATTACGAAAAGTTAGCTGAACTATGGCCTAAGTATGCAGATACAGAACGGTATACCTATTGTCGTACGGATCGGCATCATATCTATCATGATGCAGGTGCTTCTATTAGAGATAATCATACGACATTTATTAATCGTCATAGTATGCATGAAGATATTTGTCATGGTTTAGCTCTTGAAATTATGCCTATTGATGGTTGTGCACCAGGAAAAATTAGCCGCACTTTACAACTTATGTGGGCTATGACCTTTGCACTTTTTAATGCACAACGTTTACCGGATAATAAAGGACCGATGTATCGTGCATTAGCAGGATGTATCTACAAGGTATTCTCTAGTCAGTCATTACGTTACCATATATGGCGCTTTGCAGAAAAGCAAATGACTAAATATGATTTTAATACGAGCAAGGAGTGTACTGAGTTAATTGGTAGTTTAAAAGGCATGAAGTTGCGTCATCCTCGAGAAGACTTCGAATCTGTTGTATATAAAGACTTTGAAGGTCATCAGATACCTGTTATGAAAGGGTATGAAAGATATTTACGTCTCATTTGGGGCGACTATATGCAATTACCACCAGTAGAACAGCGTGTAGCAAAACATGATGCTGTGTTTGCTGATTTACATACACCTTACAAGGAGTATAGAGGCATACATTATGCCAAGAACGAAGCTCAACCTTAA